A genomic region of Streptomyces rimosus contains the following coding sequences:
- a CDS encoding HAD family hydrolase produces MIRAVVFDVGECLVDETREYGTWADWLGVPRHTFHAMFGAVIAQGRDYREVFQEFQPGFDLYEQRQARADAGQPEHFDEGDLYPDVRPALAQLRADGLWLGIAGNQTVRAGSILRELFTEDVDLIGTSDDWGASKPDPLFFERVAEVVPYENNEILYVGDRVDNDLRPGAACGMHTALIHRGPWATIQWNTAEARELPTFRIESLADLSEAIKKFNARER; encoded by the coding sequence ATGATTCGCGCTGTGGTCTTCGATGTCGGTGAGTGCCTGGTCGACGAGACGCGGGAGTACGGGACGTGGGCCGATTGGCTCGGTGTCCCGCGTCATACGTTCCACGCGATGTTCGGGGCGGTGATCGCGCAGGGCCGCGACTACCGCGAGGTGTTCCAGGAGTTCCAGCCGGGCTTCGACCTGTACGAGCAGCGTCAGGCACGCGCGGACGCTGGCCAGCCGGAGCACTTCGACGAGGGCGACCTGTACCCGGACGTGCGCCCGGCACTCGCCCAGCTCCGAGCCGACGGACTGTGGCTCGGCATCGCCGGCAACCAGACCGTACGGGCAGGCAGCATCCTGCGGGAGCTGTTCACCGAGGACGTGGACCTGATCGGCACCTCGGACGACTGGGGCGCGAGCAAGCCGGACCCACTGTTCTTCGAGCGGGTCGCCGAGGTCGTGCCGTACGAGAACAACGAGATCCTGTACGTCGGCGACCGCGTCGACAACGACCTGCGACCGGGCGCCGCGTGCGGGATGCACACGGCGCTCATCCACCGCGGCCCGTGGGCGACGATCCAGTGGAACACCGCGGAAGCGCGCGAGCTGCCCACGTTCCGGATCGAGTCGCTCGCCGACCTGTCGGAGGCGATCAAGAAGTTCAACGCGCGAGAGCGCTGA
- a CDS encoding helix-turn-helix domain-containing protein, with translation MPGNVRLKSARVAAGYASQRALADALGVDPRQVRRWESDNPPWPQAPIQKELTRLLGQDMRALGFTPPEGHEPASPRRQSPANIPVEGSLPVVPSHPPTTMQPPSVAEDFAAVTRAHRRMYWSVAPATLHPAALAHTTLGCALLSETAGETRRAVAAALAETYLLAGRIEFFDLRLPDSAGPTLLRALQAAGEADDHLLGAAILAHTAFIPGWSGDREAAVERMVAARTYARRGSAPPPLMAWLDAVEAECETRCGNVRTALHLLQHAEDTLAAASHADGEAMPEWMDWFSRTRLAAFKGNTQLRAGHLPQARTTLLGVLDELPPTEAKQATVVLGDLAAVEAAAGRPEAACEFARRALEQLETTWYATGMDRIREVRRALAPHQHEQCVRDLDERLYGWTTTVSALAR, from the coding sequence GTGCCGGGGAACGTTCGCCTCAAGTCCGCTCGCGTGGCAGCGGGGTACGCTTCACAGCGCGCACTGGCCGACGCGCTCGGCGTCGACCCGCGCCAGGTACGTAGGTGGGAGTCGGACAACCCACCATGGCCGCAGGCTCCCATCCAGAAGGAACTCACGCGCCTTCTGGGACAGGACATGCGGGCCCTGGGCTTCACCCCACCCGAGGGACACGAACCCGCCTCGCCGAGGCGCCAGAGCCCGGCAAACATCCCGGTCGAAGGCAGCCTGCCAGTCGTGCCGTCGCATCCGCCCACGACCATGCAACCTCCGAGCGTGGCCGAGGACTTCGCCGCCGTGACACGAGCGCACCGCCGCATGTACTGGTCTGTCGCGCCGGCAACCCTTCATCCGGCAGCTCTCGCACACACCACCCTCGGGTGCGCGCTCCTGTCCGAGACCGCTGGGGAGACACGACGGGCCGTGGCTGCCGCGCTCGCAGAGACGTATCTGCTCGCCGGGCGCATCGAATTCTTCGACCTCCGCCTGCCCGACAGCGCTGGCCCGACACTGCTGCGGGCCCTGCAGGCCGCTGGCGAGGCAGATGACCACCTCCTCGGCGCGGCCATCTTGGCGCACACCGCCTTCATCCCCGGATGGTCCGGAGACCGGGAAGCCGCCGTAGAGCGCATGGTCGCGGCCCGCACCTACGCCCGGCGCGGTTCCGCTCCGCCTCCGTTGATGGCGTGGCTCGACGCCGTAGAGGCTGAGTGCGAGACCCGCTGCGGAAACGTCCGGACGGCCCTGCACCTGCTCCAACACGCAGAGGACACTCTCGCCGCAGCCTCCCACGCCGACGGCGAGGCGATGCCCGAGTGGATGGATTGGTTCAGCCGTACGCGGTTGGCCGCGTTCAAGGGGAACACCCAATTGCGGGCAGGCCATCTTCCGCAGGCGCGCACCACGCTCCTCGGCGTGCTGGATGAGCTTCCGCCGACAGAAGCGAAGCAGGCCACTGTGGTTCTCGGCGACCTAGCTGCCGTTGAGGCGGCGGCTGGCCGACCTGAGGCGGCGTGCGAGTTCGCGCGCCGAGCCCTCGAACAGTTGGAGACGACCTGGTACGCGACGGGCATGGACCGCATACGAGAGGTCCGCCGCGCCCTGGCCCCGCACCAGCACGAGCAGTGCGTACGGGACCTGGACGAGCGGCTGTACGGATGGACAACGACGGTCAGCGCTCTCGCGCGTTGA
- a CDS encoding collagen-like domain-containing protein, translated as MSTQHKATGLPRAEWLAVITVLLFLSGMAWLAVQVVDLHGELQTANGARDALARQVQALGGRPVAGPPGNRGDPGRTVHGPTGPRGAPGPVGSAGSPGPAGPTGVKGASGTAGKAGASGIDGADGAAGTDGDAGQPGPQGPQGQPGPAGPAGKDGATGRDGQTCPAGYSLQAPLGDPDALVCRRDGAPTPEQTQSSTSTALEPDRKKK; from the coding sequence ATGAGCACCCAGCACAAGGCCACCGGGCTGCCGCGCGCTGAGTGGCTCGCCGTGATCACTGTTCTGCTGTTTCTCAGTGGCATGGCCTGGTTGGCCGTGCAGGTCGTCGACTTGCACGGTGAGCTGCAGACCGCGAACGGGGCGCGCGATGCGCTCGCCCGGCAGGTTCAGGCGCTCGGCGGCCGGCCGGTCGCGGGCCCGCCCGGCAACCGCGGCGACCCGGGCCGGACCGTACATGGACCGACCGGTCCCCGAGGTGCTCCCGGCCCGGTCGGCTCTGCGGGCTCCCCCGGGCCCGCGGGGCCGACCGGTGTGAAGGGTGCCTCCGGCACGGCCGGGAAGGCGGGCGCCTCGGGAATCGACGGCGCGGACGGTGCTGCGGGCACGGACGGCGATGCTGGTCAGCCCGGGCCCCAAGGGCCGCAGGGCCAGCCTGGCCCGGCCGGACCGGCGGGCAAGGACGGCGCAACCGGGCGCGACGGCCAGACCTGCCCAGCCGGCTACTCCCTCCAGGCCCCGCTCGGCGACCCGGACGCGCTCGTATGCCGCCGCGACGGAGCCCCTACGCCAGAGCAGACTCAGTCCAGCACTTCTACCGCGCTCGAACCTGACCGGAAGAAGAAGTGA
- a CDS encoding recombinase family protein yields MKPLALIYDRNATRSHAILDMRLEGCRTYARRHDWQIADEWVDRGDDALSPERPRLTALLEIMRTQAPRRPVICLVHTWDRLARDGDLRLALQQRVAKAGGYVATTFDESDERSHAALVNRSDG; encoded by the coding sequence ATGAAGCCCCTCGCCCTCATCTACGACCGGAACGCTACGCGGTCCCACGCCATCCTCGACATGCGGCTCGAAGGCTGCCGTACCTACGCCAGGCGTCACGACTGGCAGATCGCGGACGAGTGGGTCGACCGCGGGGATGACGCGCTGAGCCCCGAACGCCCTCGACTCACGGCCCTCTTGGAGATCATGCGGACGCAGGCCCCGCGGCGGCCGGTGATCTGCCTGGTGCACACGTGGGACCGCCTCGCCCGCGACGGCGATCTGCGCCTCGCACTGCAGCAGCGCGTCGCCAAGGCCGGCGGCTACGTGGCGACGACATTCGACGAGTCCGACGAGCGGTCTCACGCCGCGCTCGTCAACCGGTCCGATGGCTGA